A genomic window from Mobula hypostoma chromosome 14, sMobHyp1.1, whole genome shotgun sequence includes:
- the pdcd2l gene encoding LOW QUALITY PROTEIN: programmed cell death protein 2-like (The sequence of the model RefSeq protein was modified relative to this genomic sequence to represent the inferred CDS: deleted 1 base in 1 codon) codes for MIKGAAEAEEAGFEPVPPFSLSPTSMSAAPRPVLLGIRDAAVEEGSRCSWDTSKAGGRADGVPGVTLECPHCRVCTDFLAHLVQVYCPLEGSSYHRTLNVWACLQPGCWGRSESWKVLRSQCEETVCRQRAAETKPAAVPTDWCEGADDWGTEDLAAAGSLCPGTSGTPSLEPDAETDTDADEQTGRLQRLSLRDGDEEGTVLPAALVPRFQPFYIAVVEENLVEQPPLTHEEELLHEYQGREGVIPGQTPPAGGGDGAVAEAYEKGEVRHGDMAFVKFMKQIASCPEQILRYSWSGQPLLISPLPVGKDWDIPACENCGGRRVFEFQLMPALVSLLRSTDDKEVSVEFGTVLVFTCERSCWSPGNQRPMEEYAVVQGDPDAAFFS; via the exons ATGATAAAAGGGGCAGCGGAAGCGGAGGAGGCGGGATTCGAACCTGTACCGCCCTTTTCGCTGTCC CCAACCAGCATGAGCGCGGCGCCACGGCCCGTCCTGCTGGGCATCCGAGACGCGGCGGTGGAGGAGGGCAGCCGCTGCTCCTGGGACACCAGCAAGGCAGGAGGGCGAGCG GACGGGGTCCCTGGCGTAACCCTGGAATGTCCTCACTGCCGTGTCTGCACTGACTTCCTGGCTCACCTGGTACAGGTGTACTGCCCCTTGGAGGGGTCATCCTACCATCGGACTCTCAACGTGTGGGCTTGCCTCCAGCCTGGCTGCTGGGGGAGGAGTGAGAG CTGGAAGGTTCTGCGCTCCCAGTGTGAGGAGACCGTGTGTCGCCAGAGAGCAGCGGAG ACGAAGCCGGCTGCTGTCCCGACAGACTGGTGTGAGGGTGCAGATGACTGGGGTACCGAAGACTTGGCTGCAGCGGGCTCCCTATGTCCTGGGACGTCTGGGACCCCATCCCTTGAGCCAGATGCAGAGACAGACACAGACGCAGATGAGCAGACGGGTCGGCTGCAGAGGCTGAGTCTGCGGGACGGGGACGAGGAGGGCACGGTGCTCCCTGCTGCACTGGTGCCCAGATTCCAGCCATTCTACATCGCAGTGGTGGAGGAGAACCTGGTCGAGCAGCCTCCTCTCACCCATGAAGAGGAACTGCTCCACGAGTaccaggggagggagggagtgattccAGGGCAGACCCCTCCTGCTGG CGGAGGAGATGGTGCTGTCGCAGAGGCCTACGAGAAGGGAGAAGTCCGACACGGAGACATGGCGTTTGTCAAATTCATGAAGCAAATTGCCAGCTGTCCTGAGCAGATTTTACG GTATTCCTGGAGTGGCCAGCCGTTACTGATATCCCCTCTCCCAGTTGGAAAGGACTGGGACATTCCCGCCTGTGAGAACTGTGGTGGCCGCAGAGTCTTTGAGTTCCAGCTGATGCCGGCCCTGGTCAGTCTATTGAGGAGCACAGACGACAAAG AGGTGAGCGTGGAATTTGGGACGGTGTTGGTGTTCACCTGTGAGAGAAGTTGCTGGTCTCCGGGTAACCAGAGGCCAATGGAGGAATATGCTGTGGTGCAGGGGGATCCAGATGCCGCCTTCTTCAGTTAA